From Ostrinia nubilalis chromosome 9, ilOstNubi1.1, whole genome shotgun sequence, one genomic window encodes:
- the LOC135074861 gene encoding uncharacterized protein LOC135074861, with amino-acid sequence MILRARPPPPPALSSSSSSCSSSGEEFVTPPATGASSDEGGPTTPPPPPRPARRGRPPLPARLGSARQPASRTAPATGGVVRRMRWTQTMNENCMRAYYGATEGGTVLTAYRDRILPLFQNLEPTITVSAQRLSDQVRAIQRCRLLDQSVLDRLRLEAMPARTTPLLMSEPPAPASPTVSPSTPQAAGVASGVDEGDLPSSVSNQDYMACVTERIDYLKQKVYAWANRIRRYKERVNRYWQNRVFQSDQRRVYRGWEGSDQRVSNGQLPDVNTMIDFWRGIWSMPVEHTEGDWMRVIERECETIESMGSIVIDPEDVSSAISTAQNWKSPGPDGLHNFWIKWIRCSHDRLATQFQEALELGSLPAFMTTGVTTLLYKSGSTMDPKNYRPITCLPTIYKLLTSILTTKINTHIVANNILAPAQNGCKVGSRGTKELLLIDMTISQQVRRSRKALSAAWIDYKKAYDSVPHSWLERILELYKVDATLRSFLRSCMGQWTTVLRQPGGSERSPDPLNFIRIERGIFQGDSLSPLWFCLALNPLSTLLKDSGLGYRLRRGGEVISHLLYMDDLKLFAPKRQDLVKLLKTTQVFSNAIRMEFGVDKCAVLHVERGKVVNSPNLQLSETMTLKSLSETETYKYLGMSESLGISVEDIKKSVKERFCSRLTKVLNSLLSGGNKARAFNGWVMPLLIYSFGILRWTQTELDALDRKVRQQLTQHRMLHPRSSVMRLYIPRKWGGRGFLNAKNLHNREVCSLRDYFLTNECGMHRDVVAVDKGLTPLSLANENWRKPKVLSVADRKDVWKSKELHGRFYRALTGPDVNWLRFGDLFGETEGFACAISDEVMMTNNYRKYILKDGTVDICRACHRPGESLRHIISGCSHLANGEYLHRHNLVARIIHQQLALQYGLLESESPYYQYQPVPVLENGHALLYWDRSIITDRTIVCNKPDIVVVDRSQRRTVLVDITIPHDENLVKAEKEKQSKYLDLAHEVTAIQMMSTVHCWANAKDFYNGLALSASRWKNE; translated from the exons ATGATACTACGCGCACGCCCACCACCGCCTCCGGCCCTGTCCTCGTCATCGTCCTCGTGCTCTTCGTCGGGCGAAGAGTTTGTAACTCCCCCCGCCACAGGCGCGTCGAGCGACGAGGGCGGGCcaacgacgccgccgccgccaccacgACCTGCGCGACGGGGACGTCCGCCGCTGCCGGCACGCTTGGGGTCAGCGAGGCAACCTGCCTCGCGCACGGCCCCCGCTACCGGTGGTGTAGTGCGCCGCATGCGATGGACTCAAACCATGAATGAGAACTGCATGCGCGCCTATTATGGGGCTACAGAAGGGGGAACCGTCCTGACTGCGTATCGTGATCGGATCCTACCTTTGTTTCAGAACCTTGAGCCGACCATCACCGTTTCTGCCCAACGATTATCGGATCAAGTGCGGGCTATTCAACGGTGCAGGCTGTTGGACCAGTCTGTACTTGATCGACTCCGCCTGGAGGCGATGCCTGCTCGGACAACCCCCCTCTTAATGTCGGAGCCCCCTGCCCCGGCGTCGCCTACGGTGTCGCCATCGACACCACAAGCGGCGGGGGTAGCCTCTGGTGTTGATGAGGGGGATTTGCCGAGTAGTGTAAGTAACCAG GACTACATGGCATGTGTCACAGAACGCATTGACTACCTAAAGCAAAAAGTCTATGCATGGGCAAACCGTATTCGTCGCTATAAAGAACGCGTGAACAGATACTGGCAAAATCGCGTCTTCCAAAGTGACCAGAGGAGGGTGTACCGGGGATGGGAGGGATCTGATCAACGTGTGAGCAACGGGCAGCTGCCAGATGTCAATACCATGATTGATTTCTGGCGTGGCATTTGGTCGATGCCCGTTGAACATACGGAGGGTGATTGGATGCGTGTAATTGAGCGTGAATGTGAGACCATCGAATCTATGGGGTCTATTGTTATAGACCCCGAAGACGTTAGTAGTGCAATCAGTACGGCCCAGAACTGGAAGAGCCCTGGACCGGACGGATTGCACAACTTTTGGATTAAATGGATTCGATGCTCACATGACCGCTTAGCAACACAATTTCAAGAAGCCCTCGAGCTCGGGTCCCTTCCAGCCTTCATGACTACCGGTGTCACCACCTTGCTCTACAAATCTGGTAGTACCATGGACCCAAAAAATTACAGACCAATCACATGCTTGCCTACCATCTACAAGCTCCTTACATCTATTCTGACCACAAAAATTAACACACATATTGTCGCGAACAATATTTTGGCCCCTGCTCAGAATGGATGTAAGGTTGGGTCTCGTGGTACTAAAGAGCTCCTCCTCATAGACATGACCATTAGCCAACAAGTTCGGCGGAGCAGGAAAGCTCTCTCTGCTGCCTGGATTGACTATAAGAAGGCCTATGATTCGGTGCCTCATTCATGGCTGGAGAGGATTTTAGAGTTGTATAAGGTTGATGCAACTCTGAGATCCTTTTTACGCTCATGCATGGGGCAGTGGACTACAGTCCTTAGGCAGCCAGGTGGTAGTGAGAGGTCTCCTGATCCATTGAACTTCATAAGGATTGAGCGAGGCATTTTCCAGGGTGACAGTTTGAGTCCCTTATGGTTCTGCCTAGCACTGAATCCTCTTAGCACTCTGTTAAAGGATTCAGGGCTTGGTTATCGGCTTCGAAGAGGGGGTGAGGTCATTAGTCACCTGCTCTACATGGATGATCTCAAGTTGTTCGCACCAAAACGACAAGACCTGGTGAAGTTGCTAAAAACCACACAGGTATTTAGCAACGCCATCAGGATGGAGTTCGGTGTAGACAAGTGTGCGGTCTTACATGTAGAGCGGGGAAAAGTTGTGAATTCTCCGAATTTACAACTTTCTGAGACAATGACACTCAAATCTCTCTCCGAAACTGAGACCTATAAGTATCTTGGTATGTCAGAATCGTTAGGTATATCGGTAGAAgacataaaaaaatcggtgaaaGAACGCTTTTGTAGCCGACTGACAAAAGTTCTTAATAGCCTTTTGTCTGGCGGCAACAAAGCAAGAGCTTTCAACGGTTGGGTGATGCCTCTACTAATATACTCCTTCGGCATACTAAGATGGACTCAGACCGAGCTTGACGCCCTGGATAGGAAGGTACGTCAGCAGCTAACACAACATCGCATGTTACATCCGCGCTCATCTGTAATGAGACTTTACATTCCACGGAAGTGGGGAGGTCGAGGCTTTCTAAATGCCAAGAACCTCCACAACCGTGAAGTGTGCAGTCTCAGGGATTATTTCCTTACAAATGAGTGCGGAATGCATCGCGATGTTGTGGCAGTTGACAAAGGCCTCACGCCGCTCTCCTTGGCGAACGAGAACTGGCGCAAGCCAAAGGTACTGAGCGTCGCGGATCGGAAGGACGTATGGAAGAGCAAGGAGCTGCACGGGAGGTTCTATCGGGCCCTAACAGGTCCCGATGTGAACTGGCTACGCTTCGGTGACCTCTTCGGGGAAACCGAGGGTTTTGCTTGTGCAATTTCTGACGAGGTAATGATGACGAACAACTACCGAAAATATATCTTGAAGGACGGTACGGTCGACATTTGTCGAGCATGCCACCGTCCCGGAGAGTCACTCAGGCATATAATTTCTGGTTGTTCGCATCTTGCTAACGGTGAGTATTTGCACAGGCATAACCTAGTAGCCAGAATCATCCATCAGCAACTTGCTCTTCAGTACGGCCTTCTTGAATCTGAGTCGCCATATTACCAGTACCAGCCGGTGCCAGTTCTTGAAAATGGTCATGCATTGCTCTATTGGGATCGGTCTATCATCACAGACAGGACTATTGTCTGTAATAAACCTGATATTGTGGTGGTTGACCGATCCCAACGTCGGACAGTGCTCGTTGACATCACCATCCCGCATGACGAAAACCTCGTGAAGGCCGAgaaggaaaaacaaagcaaataccttgacttggcccacgaggtgaccgccat ccaaatgatgtccacagtCCACTGTTGGGCAAAcgccaaggatttctacaacggtTTAGCGCTTAGTGCATCCAGGTGGAAAAATGAGTAA